The Ornithorhynchus anatinus isolate Pmale09 chromosome X2, mOrnAna1.pri.v4, whole genome shotgun sequence genome window below encodes:
- the FAM53C gene encoding protein FAM53C, with product MITLITEQLQNQSLEELTCPPFSISLALPDHADVSSCARPFQLVSEGASWLGLGLGSPQQPHCHRPAPPGLSLPRPPDPPPAPEPPGPPPAPAPPSKRHCRSLSMPVDLSRWRPLWRPAPSKLWAPVKRRGGGGPGGGPQPQHQSPPKRGSSLRFLPAARACSPPFFSLALGRGSPAAGRPGPPGPQRRLSLSPGPAGGRRPPSARSSPSRSPGPARRARALPRSRSQPCDLDARRGAVKRPHDDDPRRQRPSLDFDKMNQKPYSGDRCLPGQEDGRSSPPPPWFMAYSPTSGYERGLSESEDEEDEEEEEEEEGAVRWDRILLPKRTFSQQDFGDLDLNLIEEN from the exons ATGATCACCCTGATCACCGAGCAGCTCCAGAATCAGAGCCTGGAGGAGCTGACGTGCCCACCCTTCAGCATCAGCCTG gcgtTACCCGACCATGCGGACGTCTCCAGCTGTGCCCGCCCGTTCCAGCTCGTGTCCG AGGGCGCTTCctggctgggcctgggcctgggctcgcCCCAGCAGCCGCATTGCCACCGGCCCGCTCCGCCCGGCCTGAGCCTGCCCCGGCCTCCGGACCCGCCGCCCGCCccagagccccccggccccccgccggccccggcgcccCCGTCCAAGAGGCACTGCCGCTCGCTGTCCATGCCCGTGGACCTGTCCCGCTGGCGGCCCCTGTGGCGCCCGGCCCCCTCCAAACTCTGGGCCCCCGtcaagcggcggggcgggggcgggcccgggggcggcccccAGCCGCAGCACCAGAGCCCCCCGAAGCGCGGGTCCAGCCTCAGGTTCCTCCCGGCCGCCCGGGCCTGCAGCCCGCCCTTCTTCAGCCTGGCCCTGGGCCGGGGGTCCCCCGCGGccggccgcccgggcccgccCGGCCCGCAACGCCGCCTGTCGCTgtcgccgggcccggcggggggccgcCGCCCGCCCTCGGCCCGCAGCTCGCCGTCGCGCTCGCCGGGGCCGGCCCGCCGGGCCCGCGCCCTCCCCCGCAGCCGCTCGCAGCCCTGCGACCTGGACGCCCGCCGGGGCGCGGTCAAGCGGCCGCACGACGACGACCCCCGTCGCCAGAGGCCCTCTCTGGACTTCGACAAGATGAACCAG AAGCCGTACTCGGGGGACCgctgtctcccaggccaggagGATGGCCGgagctccccgcccccgccgtggTTCATGGCCTACAGCCCCACCAGCGGCTACGAACGGGGACTGAGCGAgagcgaggacgaggaggacgaggaggaggaggaggaggaggagggggctgtgaGGTGGGACCGGATTCTGCTCCCCAAGCGAACATTTTCCCAGCAGGATTTTGGGGACCTGGACTTGAATCTGATCGAGGAGAACTAG